A region of the Sphingobium yanoikuyae genome:
GGAAGGGCTGCTCAAGTCGCAGGCCAATCGCGGTTTCTTCGTGCGCAGCCTCAATCGGGTGGAGGCAGACGAAGTCTATGCGCTGCGCCTGAAGCTGGAGCCCGATGTGATGGCGTTGGCCGCCGAACGGGCGGACGAGGCGGAGCATCAGGCGGCGATCAACACGCTGGCCACCCTCTATCAGGTCACCGACGAAGGTGGCGACGGGGTGGGGGCGTTCAACCGCGCCTTCCACATGGCGTTGCTGCGTCCCAGCAGCCAGCCGCTGTCGGTCAATATTCTCGAACGGCTCCATATCCTGTCGGAACGCTATGTCCGCAAGCATCTGGAGCCGCTTGGCCGCGACGAACGCGCCAATGACGAACATCGTGAGATGCTCGATGCCTGGCTCGCCCGCGACGGCCAACTGATCCGCGAACTCACGGTCGCACATATCCGCAAAACCATGGACGATCTCATGGTTCAGCTCGACGCCGACGACTGAGCCATAACCGAGCAACCGGAACGTCCATAAGAACAGGGAAGGAAATTTCGGTTGAGCACTGGATTTTGGGGACCGATCAAGCCGATCGGCGCCAGTCATCACGCGCAGCATCAGCAATTGCGCAAGACATTGTCCTGGCCGCATCTGATCGCGCTGGGGGTCGGGGCGATTGTTGGCACCGGCATCTATACGCTGACCGGCGTGGGGGCCGACCGGGCGGGGCCGGCGGTGATCCTGGCCTTCGCCATTGCAGGGGCCGTGTGCGCCTGCGCGGCGCTGGCCTATGCCGAACTGGCCACGCTGATCCCGACCGCAGGCAGCGCCTATACCTACACCTATTCGGTGCTGGGGGAGACGCTGGCCTGGGTCGTGGGCTGGAGCCTGATCCTGGAATATTCGCTGGCGTGCAGCACGGTGGCGGTCGGCTGGTCGGGCTATCTGGTCGGCTGGATCCAGCAGGCGGGGATCAGCCTGCCGCCGATGCTGCTGGCCGGGCCGCATGGCGGCGGCATCGTCAACCTGCCCGCCGTGCTGGTGGCGCTGGCGATCGCCGGCATGCTGATCGCGGGCACGCGGGAAAGTGCGACGCTCAACATCATTCTGGTCGTCATCAAGCTGACCGCGCTCGCCGCCTTCGTCGCACTGGCGCTGCCTGCCTTCCAGTCCGACCATCTCCAGCCCTTCATGCCCTATGGCTTCGTCAGCCATGTGGAAGGTGGCATGACGCGCGGCGTGATGGCGGCAGCGGCGATCGTCTTCTTCGCCTTCTACGGTTTCGATGCGGTGGCGACCTCGGCCGAGGAAGCGCGGAATCCTGGCCGTGACCTGACCATCGGCATCGTCGGATCGATGGCGGTCTGCACCCTCATCTATATGGCGGTCGCGGTCGCGGCGATCGGCGCGCTCGACTATCGGGCGCTGGCCGGTTCGTCCGAACCACTGGCGCTGGTGCTGCGCACGCTGGAGCATCCGGTTGCCGCCTGGCTGGTGGCGGGCGCTGCGCTGGTGGCGCTGCCCTCCGTCATCCTGGTCATGATGTATGGCCAGAGCCGCATCTTCTTCGTCATGGCGCGTGACGGGCTGCTGCCGCGTTCGCTCAGCAAGGTGTCGGAAAAGACCGGCTCGCCCGCCCGCATCACCGCGATCACGGGCCTCTTCGTCGCGGCGGTGGCCGGCTTCTTCCGCCTCGACGAGATCGCCGAACTGGCCAATGCGGGCACGCTGATCGCCTTCATCGCGGTTGCCGGCTGCATGATGGCGCTGCGCCGCAAGGCGCCCGAGATGAAGCGCGTGTTCCGCTGTCCGCAGCCCTATCTGGTCGGCACGCTGGCGATTGTCGGCTGCATCTATCTGCTGATCAGCCTGCCGGAAAAGACGCTGCTGCGTTTCGGCCTGTGGAACCTGGCTGGCCTGGCGCTCTATTTCGCCTATAGCCGCGGCCGCAGCCTGCTGCGCACGACCGGTTATGCGGCTAGCGAGGAAGGCTTGCCGGAATAGTGCAGCCTTGACCCGAGCCGGTCAGCCGCGTCGCCGCGACTGGCCGGCTTGTTCAATATCCCACAGCATAGCCCATGCGGCGGGGATCGGCGCCGGCCATGCGGGCGCCCGATGGGTCGGCCAAAATGCCCTGTACGCTGCCGATCGCGTAGGGGCCGACCAGTTCGATCTTGTGCCCCATCGCGGTCAGGCGCTGGATCGTGGCGTCCGGGAAGCGCCGTTCCGCCTGCACGGTGATCGCCGCGCCGGGCCTGTAGAAATTGGGATCGGCGTCGAGCGCGAAGCGTGGCGCCTCGATCGCGGCCTGGATCGGCAGGCCGCGATCGACGACATTGACCAGGAACTGGAACTGGGTCTGGCCGATCGTCTCGCCGCCGGGTGAGCCGAAGACCAGTTTCAGCCGGCCCTTGTCGAGGACGATGGTCGGGCCATTGCCGAGCAGGGCGACCTTGCCCGGTGCGACCTTGTTGGGATGGCCGGCATAGGGGGCGGACGACCCCAGGCGCAGGCCGTTGTTGAACAATATGCCGGTATTGCCCATCACCAGGAAGGTGCCGAAGCCGCCGCCGACCGTCGTCGTGACCGCGATGGCATTGCCGTCGGCATCGACCGCCGACAGGCTGGTGGTATCGCCGCCGCGCGTATGATCGTCGCCCTGATGCGCGAAATCCTGCCGTGCCCGTTCCAGCGCGGCCCGCTCGAAGGCGGCGGCATTGCCGCCATCGGGATAGAGGCCCGCACGGGCGGCATCGATCAGCTTGCGTCGCTCGGCGGCGAAGCGCTTGGACAGCAGTCCCTCGACCGGCGTCTGCGCGAATTTGGGATCGGCAGCATATTTATAGACATCGGCCTTCGCGACCTTGATCGCCTCGATCAGATAATGGGTGAAGAGGGGATCGTCGGCGGGCAGCGCGGCGAGGTCGAGCCCCTCGATCAGATTGAGCTGTTCGCATAATTCGAGTCCCGTGCGCGAGGTGAGCGGGCTGCAATAGACATCCAGCCCGCGATAATTGGTCGTCACCGGATCGTCCCAGCGCGGCTGATAGGCCTTGAGGTCATCGAGCCGCAGCCAGCCGCCGGTCTCCTTCGAGAAGCGGGCAAATTCCTGCGCGATCGGGCCGGTGTAGAAATAGTCATGCGCCGCCTGCAGCGCGCGATCCCGATCGGCGCCGCCCTTGAGCGCCTGGCTTTCCGCATCGGCAAGGGCCTGAAAGCTGCGGGCCAGATCGGGATTGCGGAAGATGGAACGGGGCGCCGGGGGCTGGCCACCGGGCAGGAAGATCGCCGCGCTGGTCGGATAGAGCGCCAATGTCTTCTGCGCGCGCGTGATGAACATCGCGATGGAGGCGTCGAGCGGATGGCCGTCGCGGGCATAGCCGATCGCCGGTTCAAGCAGGGTTGAGAGCGGCAATTTGCCGAACCGGCGGGCCAGCGCGATCCAGCCGCCAAAGGCGCCCGGCACGGTCAATGCCTTGGGGCCATGGTCCAGCGCCTTGGGATCGCCATCGGGATCGAGCAGACGCGGCGCGCCGCCGGTGAAGGCCAATGACTGGACCTTGCCTGTCTTGCGATCGAGGCAGGTGGCAAAGCCGTTGCCGCCGGCGCTGGATGCCCAGGGTTCGACCACGTTCATGACCGCCATCGCCGCGACCACGGCGTCGGCGGCGGTGCCGCCCTGCATCAGCATGCGGGTGCCGGCCATGGCGGCCAGTGGATGGCCGGCGGTCACGCCGCCATGCGGCATGGGCACTTCGACCCGGTGCGCGGCGACGCTGGCGCTGCCGGTGCGGGGTGCGTCGGGCGCGCGTGCGCCCGATTGGGCCATGGCGCGGCCGGGCAGGGTGGATAGCGCCATGCCGGCAAGGCCGGCGGCCAGCATTTCGCGGCGATCCAGGAAGGACGGGGGCGTATCGGACATGGCGGAGCGACCTTGCAGGGGAAAGGAAAAGGAGAAAATGGGCACGGCAGCATCGCGCCGTGCCCATGTCTTGCAAGCCTTTAGAAGACCTTCTTCAGGCTGGTATAC
Encoded here:
- a CDS encoding GntR family transcriptional regulator; this encodes MSLVIRNLSDQLVDLVRERILSGRVPPDGPIRQDALAAELGISKIPLREALARLEQEGLLKSQANRGFFVRSLNRVEADEVYALRLKLEPDVMALAAERADEAEHQAAINTLATLYQVTDEGGDGVGAFNRAFHMALLRPSSQPLSVNILERLHILSERYVRKHLEPLGRDERANDEHREMLDAWLARDGQLIRELTVAHIRKTMDDLMVQLDADD
- a CDS encoding amino acid permease, whose protein sequence is MSTGFWGPIKPIGASHHAQHQQLRKTLSWPHLIALGVGAIVGTGIYTLTGVGADRAGPAVILAFAIAGAVCACAALAYAELATLIPTAGSAYTYTYSVLGETLAWVVGWSLILEYSLACSTVAVGWSGYLVGWIQQAGISLPPMLLAGPHGGGIVNLPAVLVALAIAGMLIAGTRESATLNIILVVIKLTALAAFVALALPAFQSDHLQPFMPYGFVSHVEGGMTRGVMAAAAIVFFAFYGFDAVATSAEEARNPGRDLTIGIVGSMAVCTLIYMAVAVAAIGALDYRALAGSSEPLALVLRTLEHPVAAWLVAGAALVALPSVILVMMYGQSRIFFVMARDGLLPRSLSKVSEKTGSPARITAITGLFVAAVAGFFRLDEIAELANAGTLIAFIAVAGCMMALRRKAPEMKRVFRCPQPYLVGTLAIVGCIYLLISLPEKTLLRFGLWNLAGLALYFAYSRGRSLLRTTGYAASEEGLPE
- a CDS encoding gamma-glutamyltransferase family protein codes for the protein MSDTPPSFLDRREMLAAGLAGMALSTLPGRAMAQSGARAPDAPRTGSASVAAHRVEVPMPHGGVTAGHPLAAMAGTRMLMQGGTAADAVVAAMAVMNVVEPWASSAGGNGFATCLDRKTGKVQSLAFTGGAPRLLDPDGDPKALDHGPKALTVPGAFGGWIALARRFGKLPLSTLLEPAIGYARDGHPLDASIAMFITRAQKTLALYPTSAAIFLPGGQPPAPRSIFRNPDLARSFQALADAESQALKGGADRDRALQAAHDYFYTGPIAQEFARFSKETGGWLRLDDLKAYQPRWDDPVTTNYRGLDVYCSPLTSRTGLELCEQLNLIEGLDLAALPADDPLFTHYLIEAIKVAKADVYKYAADPKFAQTPVEGLLSKRFAAERRKLIDAARAGLYPDGGNAAAFERAALERARQDFAHQGDDHTRGGDTTSLSAVDADGNAIAVTTTVGGGFGTFLVMGNTGILFNNGLRLGSSAPYAGHPNKVAPGKVALLGNGPTIVLDKGRLKLVFGSPGGETIGQTQFQFLVNVVDRGLPIQAAIEAPRFALDADPNFYRPGAAITVQAERRFPDATIQRLTAMGHKIELVGPYAIGSVQGILADPSGARMAGADPRRMGYAVGY